The following DNA comes from Candidatus Methanomethylicota archaeon.
TAGGCAATCCCTTGGGCTGGAGAGTCCAATATCCCTTATTATCTTCACATTTTGTACAGCTAATTTTAGTTGGCGTATTATGTAGAAGCTGAATCTGTCAACTTCATCATCCAATTGGATTACTTCCTCGGCAAGCTCCCTATCCATATTCTTTAATGCTTGCATTGCATCCTTATGCATTGAGGTGGCGATTATGCACATGCGTCTTAAAGCATTTTCAACTGATAGTTCTGGGTAGCTCACCAATACCTGCAACCTAATTTCATTCGAGGTTTCGGATACTATTTCTGTGCCAACCAACTTTTTCCTCGTCAACTCCTTTATCAAGTTCCTCTGCATGATGCTTATCCGATCCTCCCTTGCCTTTATTATAATGGAATTGTAGCCCACCAAGTATAGGGAGATTATGGCTCTCACTATTGTTTCAGGGTCTTCCCCACTTGAAATGGTGATTGTGGCTTCTGTGGGTTGAGTTGCAGGTTTAGCAACCCCCTTTGGGGTTAATATGAGTGAACCATCTTGCCGGGTTATCGTTACTAGGCTTCCAGCCTTCAACCCCATCGACACAACCCATTCCTTTGGAAGTGAAACTATATATGTGGATTTCCCAGTAAACTGAATCCTCCTCGTCTCTTCATCCACACGCCCCTCCATTCACATCACCACCTATATAGATACTCAAATTCTATATATTCTATTCGGGAAAAATATATAAATCTTATCAATCTAAATAGGCGGCGGAGGGAAACATATGAAAATGGCGCGTGGAGTTGCCGTTACAATACTAATAGTTGCCATAGCTGTCATGGGAGTGTTTGCATATCAGTATTTGATGAGGAGTGAACCTACGGTAACTTTGAATGGTGCTGGAGCAACATTCCCATTCCCATTGATTGATAAGTGGGCAGCTGAATACCATAAAATTAAACCAAACGTTCAAGTGAACTATCAGGGGATTGGGAGTGGTGGTGGAATACAACAGCACATTGAGAAGACTGTGCATTTCGCAGCCAGCGACGCCCCATTAACGGAGGCTCAAGCTTCAAAAGCCCCCAACACTCTACACATACCAATAACCATTGGTGGAGTTGTCGTAATATACAATCTTCCAGGAATATCTACGGGGCTTAAATTCACTGGGGAGATACTTGCAGACATATATCTTGGGAAGATAACAAAGTGGAATGACCCAAAAATCGTTGCAGTAAACCCAAATGTGAATCTTCCAGATAAACCTATCACCGTGGTGCATAGGTCTGATGGGAGTGGCACCACATATATTTGGACAAGCTACTTGTCTGATGTTAGTTCAGAATGGAGGGAGCGTGTTGGTAGGGGGACTTCTGTTAATTGGCCTACCGGTCTAGGTGGGAAGGGGAATGATGGTGTTGCAGCCCTCGTACAGCAGACGCCCTACTCCATTGGCTACGTTGAATTCACATATGCAAAGAAGAATAACTTGACATATGGATATGTTCAGAATGCAGCTGGAGAATTCATTGAACCAAGCATAGAATCTTTCTCAAAGGCAGCGGAATACGCTGCTTTAACCCTTCCCAAGGGGGATGAAAGCTGGTCAAAGGTTTCAATAGTGGATAGTTTAGCAAACAATACACGGGCATATGGGGCTTACCCAATAACAAGCTTCTCCTACATCCTCGTATATAAGGAGTTGAACGTTTTACCCAATATGGATGAAGCTACGGCAAAGGCTTTAGTGGATTTCCTATGGTGGGCTATTCATGATGGACAAAGCTATGCAGCCAACCTATACTATGTACCTCTACCCCCAAATGTCGTGGCACATAATGAGGAGACAATTCGCATGATAACATTCAATGGACAACAACTTTGCAGGCGATAAAAAATGGGTATACGCAAGAAGACACCTACAATCCCCAATAATTTTTTTTTAAATTTGAAGATTCATTCACGATTTAAAGGTCATTTTAGGGGGGATGAGGTTTTCAAGCTTGTAAGCGCCTTAATAGCTTCAAGCATATTCATCCTCCTCGGTTTAATGATATATGAGCTTGTTGAGGGTTCTTGGCTATCCATACAAAAATTCGGTTTAAACTTCATTGTGGGAACCACATGGGATCCAGCCATCTCCAAAGTTTTCGGAGCCCTACCCTTAATACTTGGCACACTGGTTACGTCAGCTATAGCCCTCCTTATAGGTGTACCCATAAGTCTCGGGGTTGGATTAGCCCTCTCAGAATATCTCCCTAGACGATTCGGGTTTGCATTATCCTTCCTTGTTGAGCTTTTAGCCGCAGTTCCAAGCGTTATTTATGGGCTTTGGGGGATGTTTGTGCTCATCCCCCTCCTACGCGACCACGTATACCCATATCTACAAGCAGCCTTAGGCTTCACACCACTCTTCTCTGGACCCATCTATGGTGGCGGCGTCTTAACTGGTGGAATAGTTTTAGCCATAATGATAATCCCAACAGTTTCCTCAGTTATGCGTGACCTA
Coding sequences within:
- the pstS gene encoding phosphate ABC transporter substrate-binding protein PstS, which translates into the protein MKMARGVAVTILIVAIAVMGVFAYQYLMRSEPTVTLNGAGATFPFPLIDKWAAEYHKIKPNVQVNYQGIGSGGGIQQHIEKTVHFAASDAPLTEAQASKAPNTLHIPITIGGVVVIYNLPGISTGLKFTGEILADIYLGKITKWNDPKIVAVNPNVNLPDKPITVVHRSDGSGTTYIWTSYLSDVSSEWRERVGRGTSVNWPTGLGGKGNDGVAALVQQTPYSIGYVEFTYAKKNNLTYGYVQNAAGEFIEPSIESFSKAAEYAALTLPKGDESWSKVSIVDSLANNTRAYGAYPITSFSYILVYKELNVLPNMDEATAKALVDFLWWAIHDGQSYAANLYYVPLPPNVVAHNEETIRMITFNGQQLCRR
- the pstC gene encoding phosphate ABC transporter permease subunit PstC, with the protein product MKIHSRFKGHFRGDEVFKLVSALIASSIFILLGLMIYELVEGSWLSIQKFGLNFIVGTTWDPAISKVFGALPLILGTLVTSAIALLIGVPISLGVGLALSEYLPRRFGFALSFLVELLAAVPSVIYGLWGMFVLIPLLRDHVYPYLQAALGFTPLFSGPIYGGGVLTGGIVLAIMIIPTVSSVMRDLFSSVPNSQREAVIALGATKWETTKIVVSYARSGVIGASILGLGRAMGETMAITMVIGNKFQVWPSSLFDAWYTMASIIANELLEATYDLYVSALINVGLILLIITLIVNILARLIVWRTLRLVRGIARE
- a CDS encoding phosphate uptake regulator PhoU; this encodes MEGRVDEETRRIQFTGKSTYIVSLPKEWVVSMGLKAGSLVTITRQDGSLILTPKGVAKPATQPTEATITISSGEDPETIVRAIISLYLVGYNSIIIKAREDRISIMQRNLIKELTRKKLVGTEIVSETSNEIRLQVLVSYPELSVENALRRMCIIATSMHKDAMQALKNMDRELAEEVIQLDDEVDRFSFYIIRQLKLAVQNVKIIRDIGLSSPRDCLGYRVIVKFVERIADHAARIAKNVLSLEEKPSESVLQTLYEMSTFAQNLFEDAIKALFKKDYALADQVISKTKAIVTLEEKALKEIQSKTKQTDISSIRMITESIRRIAEYASDIAEIVLNLNVNQIIAT